In one Rhopalosiphum padi isolate XX-2018 chromosome 3, ASM2088224v1, whole genome shotgun sequence genomic region, the following are encoded:
- the LOC132927094 gene encoding heterogeneous nuclear ribonucleoprotein L-like: MANNTWKLWISRIQQAGTWNIYDGYKPERNRNQAPVNYKHKSVIGRPNRVLHFEIVQTTVKITTHVLYSILIIYGEILRIVVYRKFRQLRAFVEFGKEEFATKVIDESSYIALDNITLKADYAKPSSVIVTKNNELTWDYTKSPLLEYVNGLPTLKSIAAVLKDSPRGKNNRNLTEHDNTWELVENYDFIRPADQSIAPETSSTKQVIKTANSKTRKTLLTISTSEEFSILSVRGLDPTKSNCNRLFRLLSMYATVAKINCLRELKSAEVQISKCNDINMFAHIQHHYLSHGLNLSFQYLKGERILKTRSVDQFILPDGSPSYVVYDRKMTPHVLCSPSRVLKFEGAPPSMTEAKLITLLKRTIKVENFKVKVKTPKDPKKSSTISGEIWFSTASQAIEVVMEINYAIFWNKDRNTKEYVLKLSFISEVMPILEVATLKSENNNEVIKIEVGKAIKTEDNIKIKTEDDTTIETVDNKIIKTETIKAIETENKAIKTEDKAIKTECNIVIKTEAI; this comes from the exons ATGGCAAACAACACTTGGAAATTGTGGATTTCTAGAATCCAACAAGCGGGTACTTgg aaCATATATGATGGTTATAAACCCGAAAGAAATAGAAATCAAGCTCcagttaattataaacataaaag tgTTATTGGTCGTCCAAACCgtgtattacattttgaaattgtacAGACTACAGTTAAAATCACTACG CatgtattgtattcaattttgatCATTTATGGAGAAATACTACGAATTGTTGTGTACAGAAAATTTCGACAACTCAGGGCATTTGTTGA ATTTGGCAAGGAAGAATTTGCAACTAAAGTAATTGATGAATCTAGTTATATTGCTTtagataatataacattaaaggCTGATTATGCTaag CCTTCCAGCGtaattgtaacaaaaaataatgaattaacttGGGACTACACAAAGTCACCCTTATTAG AATATGTTAATGGTTTACCTACACTAAAGTCTATTGCTGCTGTTTTaaaag attCACCTCgaggaaaaaataatagaaacttGACAGAACACGACAATACTTGGG aaCTGGTCGAAAACTATGATTTTATTAGACCTGCTGATCAATCTATTGCTCCAG aaaCAAGTAGTACGAAACAGGTCATTAAAACCGCAAATAGTAAAACCCGTAAAAC actCTTGACCATTTCAACTTCCGAAGAGTTTTCTATTCTTTCTGTTCGTGGTCTCGACCCGACTAAAAGCAATTGTAATCGACTTTTCAGACTATTGTCTATGTACGCCACGGTGGCTAAA attaattgtTTACGTGAATTAAAGTCTGCCGAAGTTCAGATCAGTAAATGCAATGATATCAATATGTTTGCTCACATTCAACATCATTATCTTTCACACggattaaatttatcattccA gtatttaaaaggCGAACGGATATTAAAAACTCGTTCTGTCGATCAATTCATTTTGCCCGATGGATCACCATCTTATGTAGTCTATGATCGAAAAATGACACCACATGTATTATGTTCACCATCTAGA GTGCTCAAATTTGAAGGCGCTCCGCCCAGTATGACTGAAGCGAAACTTATTACCCTATTAAAACGAACAATTAAAGTAGAGAATTTCAAGGTGAAAGTGAAAACTCCTAAAG ATCCTAAAAAGAGTTCGACGATTAGCGGTGAAATTTGGTTTTCTACCGCAAGTCAAGCTATTGAAGTCGTAATGGAAATTAATTATGCCATTTTTTGGAATAAAG ATAGAAACACGAAGGAGTATGTATTGAAACTATCATTCATTTCTGAAGTAATGCCAATACTCGAAGTTGCTACGCTCaaaagtgaaaataataatgaagtgATTAAAATAGAAGTTGGTAAAGCGATCAAAAcagaagataatataaaaatcaaaacagaAGATGATACAACAATTGAAacagtagataataaaataattaaaacagaaaCTATTAAAGCGATCGAAACAGAAAATAAAGCAATCAAAACAGAAGATAAAGCGATCAAAACCGAatgtaatatagttattaaaacagaagctatttaa